Proteins found in one Muntiacus reevesi chromosome 2, mMunRee1.1, whole genome shotgun sequence genomic segment:
- the LOC136161847 gene encoding histone-lysine N-methyltransferase PRDM9-like, with protein sequence MRPNRSPEESTEGNAGRTERKPTAKDAFKDISVYFSKEEWEEMGEWEKIRYRNVKRNYEALIAIGFRATRPDFMHPRRQAIKPQGDDTEDSDEEWTPRQQGKPSSMPFRVEHSKHQKRMSRAPLSNESSLKELPGAAESLKTNGSKQAQNTVPHHRKARTPGQHPRQKVELRGKETGVKRYSLRERKGHVYQEVSEPQDDDYLYCEECQNFFIDSCAAHGPPTFVKDCAVEKGHANRSVLTLPPGLSIRLSGIPDAGLGVWNEASDLPLGLHFGLYEGQITDDEEAANSGYAWLITKGRNCYEYVDGKDTSWANWMRYVNCARDDEEQNLVAFQYHGQIFYRTCQVVRPGCELLVWYGDEYGQDLGIRRNSSGKSELAAGREPKPKMHPCPSCSLAFSSQKFLSQHIQRSHPSQTLLRPSERDRLQPEDPCPGSQNRRYSNPHSPSDKPEGHEAKDRPQQLLKTVRLKRISRASSNSLGGQMGASGVHERMTDEPSTSQKLNPEDTGTLLTGAGVSGIMRVTCGECGQGSKDRSSLTTHERTNTGEKPYVCGECGRSFNQKAHLITHQRTHTGEKPYVCGECGRSFHQKAHLITHQRTHTGEKPFVCRECGRSFSQKSVLISHQRTHTGEKPYVCGACGRSFNQKAHLITHQRTHTGEKPYVCGECGRSFSQKSALIRHQRTHTGEKPYVCGACGRSFNQKAHLITHQRTHTGEKPYVCRDCGRSFSNKSVLITHKRIHTGVKPYVCGECGRSFSDKSNLIRLKRTHTGEKLYVCRDCGRSFSQKFHLITHQRTHTGEKPYVCGECGRSFNQKSALIKHQRTHTGEKPYVCRECE encoded by the exons ATGAGGCCGAAcaggtctccagaggagagcaCTGAGGGAAATGCCGGGAGAACAGAGCGGAAGCCCACG gccaaagatgctttcaaagacatctccgtatacttctccaaggaagaatgggaagagatgggagaatgggaaaaaatccggtataggaatgtgaaaagaaactacgaagcgctgattgctatag gtttcagagCCACTCGACCAGATTTCATGCATCCCCGCAGACAGGCCATCAAGCCCCAGGGAGATGACACTGAGGATTCTGATGAAGAATGGACACCAAGGCAGCAAG GTAAACCTTCTTCGATGCCCTTCAGAGTGGAGCATAGTAAACACCAGAAA AGAATGTCCAGGGCACCATTAAGTAATGAATCTAGTTTGAAGGAATTGCCGGGAGCAGCAGAATCGCTGAAGACAAATGGCTCCAAGCAGGCTCAGAATACAGTGCCCcatcacagaaaagcaaggacCCCTGGACAGCACCCCAGACAAAAAGTCG aactcagaggaaaggagactggagtgaagaGGTACAGTCTACGGGAAAGAAAGGGCCACGTGTACCAAGAGGTCAGCGAGCCCCAGGATGACGACTACCTCT ATTGTGAGGAGTGTCAGAACTTCTTCATCGACAGCTGTGCTGCCCATGGGCCCCCAACATTTGTAAAGGACTGTGCAGTGGAAAAGGGGCATGCCAACCGCTCAGTCCTCACTCTGCCCCCTGGGTTAAGCATCAGACTGTCGGGCATCCCTGACGCTGGGCTTGGAGTGTGGAACGAGGCGTCCGATCTGCCGCTGGGCCTGCACTTTGGCCTCTATGAGGGCCAGATCACAGACGATGAAGAGGCCGCCAACAGTGGATACGCCTGGCTG ATCACCAAAGGGAGGAACTGCTACGagtatgtggatggaaaggacacgtcttgggccaactggatgag gtatgtgaactgtgcccgggacgacgaggagcagaacctggtggccttCCAGTATCACGGGCAGATCTTCTACCGAACCTGCCAGGTTGTCAGGCCgggctgtgagctgctggtctGGTACGGGGACGAGTATGGTCAGGACCTTGGCATCAGGCGGAACAGCAGTGGGAAGAGTGAGCTCGCGGCCGGGAGAG AACCGAAGCCCAAGATGCACCCAtgtccctcctgctctctggccttctccagccagaaattcctcagccaacacatccaacgcagtcacccctctcagaccctcctgAGACCATCTGAAAGAGACCGCCTCCAACCAGAGGATCCCTGCCCAGGCAGTCAAAATCGGAGATATTCCAATCCACACAGCCCGAGCGACAAACCTGAGGGCCACGAGGCCAAGGACAGGCCCCAACAATTGCTGAAAACCGTAAGGCTGAAGAGGATTTCAAGGGCCTCTTCCAACTCACTCGGAGGACAAATGGGGGCTTCTGGGGTGCATGAGAGAATGACAGACGAGCCCAGCACAAGCCAGAAACTGaatccagaggacacaggcaCATTGCTCACGGGGGCAGGGGTCTCAGGGATTATGAGGGTCACATGCGGAGAGTGTGGGCAAGGCTCCAAGGACAGGTCAAGTCTCACCACACACGAGAGGACAaatacaggggagaagccctatgtttgcggggagtgtgggcgaagcttcaatcAGAAGGCCCATCtgatcacacaccagaggacacacacaggcgagaagccctatgtttgcggggagtgtgggagaAGCTTCCATCAGAAGGcccatctcatcacacaccagaggacacacacaggggagaagccctttgtttgcagggagtgtgggcgaagcttcagtcagaaaTCAGTCCTCATCAgtcaccagaggacacacacaggcgagaagccctatgtttgcggggcttgtgggcgaagcttcaatcAGAAGGcccatctcatcacacaccagaggacacacacaggggagaagccctatgtttgcggggagtgtgggcgaagcttcagtcagaagtccgccctcatcagacaccagaggacacacacaggcgagaagccctatgtttgcggggcttgtgggcgaagcttcaatcAGAAGGcccatctcatcacacaccagaggacacacacaggggagaaaccCTATGTTTGTCGGGACTGTGGACGAAGCTTCAGCAataagtcagtcctcatcacacacaagaggatacacacaggggtgaagccctatgtttgcggggagtgtgggcgaagcttcagtgataagtccAATCTCATCAGActcaagaggacacacacaggggagaagctctACGTTTGCAGGGattgtgggcgaagcttcagtcagaagttccatctcatcacacaccagaggacacacacaggggagaagccctatgtttgcggggagtgtgggcgaagcttcaatcAAAAGTCCGCCCTCATCAAAcatcagaggacacacacaggggagaagccctatgtttgcagggagtgtgagtgA